A genome region from Camelina sativa cultivar DH55 chromosome 10, Cs, whole genome shotgun sequence includes the following:
- the LOC104716530 gene encoding protein FD-like isoform X1: MLSSAKHQRNLRVSATNKNKTLNKASSISPSSSSSSSSSSSSSSSTLSSSPLPAQDSQTQKRSLITMEEVWKDINLASIHHINRHSQHPQHNHEPRFRSHNPQNQNPNSIFQDFLNGPLNQEPAPTSLAMGSASNGNSTTVTALCSSPFPPLATVLSLNSGAGFEFLDNQDPLVVTPNSNLQSHHNLSNIPSFNTRFEALVTSTCFGKKRGQESNEGTGNRRHKRMIKNRESAARSRARKQAYTNELELEVAHLQAENASLKRQQDQVNKRREVLIVLPFGSTLVNSSNTYSLTHILNQLIREETASALLAVCLFLHAVLSYNNLSNKILIL, from the exons ATGTTGTCATCAGCAAAGCATCAGAGGAACCTTAGAGTCTCTGctacaaacaagaacaagactcTAAATAAGGCTTCTTCCATTTCAccgtcgtcttcatcatcatcatcatcatcatcatcatcatcatcatcaaccttaTCATCATCTCCTTTACCCGCACAAGACTCTCAAACCCAGAAGAGATCTCTAATAACCATGGAAGAAGTTTGGAAAGACATCAACCTTGCTTCTATCCACCACATCAACCGCCACAGCCAACATCCACAGCACAACCATGAGCCACGCTTCAGGAGCCACAACCCccagaaccaaaaccctaactcGATCTTCCAAGATTTCCTCAACGGACCTTTGAACCAGGAACCAGCACCCACAAGCCTGGCTATGGGTTCTGCTTCTAATGGCAATTCCACCACTGTCACTGCTCTCTGCAGCTCTCCTTTTCCACCTCTTGCAACTGTTCTGAGCTTGAATTCCGGCGCTGGCTTCGAGTTTCTCGATAATCAAGATCCTCTTGTTGTTACCCCAAACTCTAATCTTCAGAGTCACCATAACCTCTCAAACATTCCTTCCTTCAACACCCGTTTTGAGGCTCTGGTTACATCCACTTGTTTTGGTAAGAAAAGAGGCCAAGAGTCCAATGAAGGTACAGGGAATAGAAGACATAAGCGCATGATCAAGAACAGAGAATCTGCGGCTCGTTCCCGAGCTAGGAAACAG GCTTATACAAACGAGTTAGAACTTGAAGTTGCTCACCTGCAGGCAGAAAATGCAAGCCTCAAGAGACAACAAGATCAGGTAAACAAGCGGAGAGAAGTTCTTATTGTTTTGCCCTTTGGGAGCACTCTCGTTAATAGTTCGAATACTTATAGCTTAACTCATATCTTAAACCAACTTATAAGGGAAGAGACAGCCTCTGCATTACTTGCAGTATGCTTGTTTTTGCACGCTGTTTTATCCTATAACAATTTGAGTAATAAGATTCTGATACTTTAG
- the LOC104716530 gene encoding protein FD-like isoform X2: MLSSAKHQRNLRVSATNKNKTLNKASSISPSSSSSSSSSSSSSSSTLSSSPLPAQDSQTQKRSLITMEEVWKDINLASIHHINRHSQHPQHNHEPRFRSHNPQNQNPNSIFQDFLNGPLNQEPAPTSLAMGSASNGNSTTVTALCSSPFPPLATVLSLNSGAGFEFLDNQDPLVVTPNSNLQSHHNLSNIPSFNTRFEALVTSTCFGKKRGQESNEGTGNRRHKRMIKNRESAARSRARKQECVSLFLLIFYSWISKGRKKCTYAIKMLLMKPFVSHLQAYTNELELEVAHLQAENASLKRQQDQLRMAAANQQPKKNTLQRSFTAPF; the protein is encoded by the exons ATGTTGTCATCAGCAAAGCATCAGAGGAACCTTAGAGTCTCTGctacaaacaagaacaagactcTAAATAAGGCTTCTTCCATTTCAccgtcgtcttcatcatcatcatcatcatcatcatcatcatcatcatcaaccttaTCATCATCTCCTTTACCCGCACAAGACTCTCAAACCCAGAAGAGATCTCTAATAACCATGGAAGAAGTTTGGAAAGACATCAACCTTGCTTCTATCCACCACATCAACCGCCACAGCCAACATCCACAGCACAACCATGAGCCACGCTTCAGGAGCCACAACCCccagaaccaaaaccctaactcGATCTTCCAAGATTTCCTCAACGGACCTTTGAACCAGGAACCAGCACCCACAAGCCTGGCTATGGGTTCTGCTTCTAATGGCAATTCCACCACTGTCACTGCTCTCTGCAGCTCTCCTTTTCCACCTCTTGCAACTGTTCTGAGCTTGAATTCCGGCGCTGGCTTCGAGTTTCTCGATAATCAAGATCCTCTTGTTGTTACCCCAAACTCTAATCTTCAGAGTCACCATAACCTCTCAAACATTCCTTCCTTCAACACCCGTTTTGAGGCTCTGGTTACATCCACTTGTTTTGGTAAGAAAAGAGGCCAAGAGTCCAATGAAGGTACAGGGAATAGAAGACATAAGCGCATGATCAAGAACAGAGAATCTGCGGCTCGTTCCCGAGCTAGGAAACAGGAATGTGTATCTCTTTTTCTCCTTATTTTCTACTCATGGATAtcaaagggaagaaaaaaatgtacttATGCCATCAAAATGCTTCTGATGAAACCTTTTGTTTCTCACTTGCAGGCTTATACAAACGAGTTAGAACTTGAAGTTGCTCACCTGCAGGCAGAAAATGCAAGCCTCAAGAGACAACAAGATCAG TTAAGAATGGCTGCAGCAAATCAGCAACCCAAAAAGAACACACTACAACGGTCTTTCACAGCTCCATTTTGA
- the LOC104716530 gene encoding protein FD-like isoform X3: MLSSAKHQRNLRVSATNKNKTLNKASSISPSSSSSSSSSSSSSSSTLSSSPLPAQDSQTQKRSLITMEEVWKDINLASIHHINRHSQHPQHNHEPRFRSHNPQNQNPNSIFQDFLNGPLNQEPAPTSLAMGSASNGNSTTVTALCSSPFPPLATVLSLNSGAGFEFLDNQDPLVVTPNSNLQSHHNLSNIPSFNTRFEALVTSTCFGKKRGQESNEGTGNRRHKRMIKNRESAARSRARKQAYTNELELEVAHLQAENASLKRQQDQLRMAAANQQPKKNTLQRSFTAPF; the protein is encoded by the exons ATGTTGTCATCAGCAAAGCATCAGAGGAACCTTAGAGTCTCTGctacaaacaagaacaagactcTAAATAAGGCTTCTTCCATTTCAccgtcgtcttcatcatcatcatcatcatcatcatcatcatcatcatcaaccttaTCATCATCTCCTTTACCCGCACAAGACTCTCAAACCCAGAAGAGATCTCTAATAACCATGGAAGAAGTTTGGAAAGACATCAACCTTGCTTCTATCCACCACATCAACCGCCACAGCCAACATCCACAGCACAACCATGAGCCACGCTTCAGGAGCCACAACCCccagaaccaaaaccctaactcGATCTTCCAAGATTTCCTCAACGGACCTTTGAACCAGGAACCAGCACCCACAAGCCTGGCTATGGGTTCTGCTTCTAATGGCAATTCCACCACTGTCACTGCTCTCTGCAGCTCTCCTTTTCCACCTCTTGCAACTGTTCTGAGCTTGAATTCCGGCGCTGGCTTCGAGTTTCTCGATAATCAAGATCCTCTTGTTGTTACCCCAAACTCTAATCTTCAGAGTCACCATAACCTCTCAAACATTCCTTCCTTCAACACCCGTTTTGAGGCTCTGGTTACATCCACTTGTTTTGGTAAGAAAAGAGGCCAAGAGTCCAATGAAGGTACAGGGAATAGAAGACATAAGCGCATGATCAAGAACAGAGAATCTGCGGCTCGTTCCCGAGCTAGGAAACAG GCTTATACAAACGAGTTAGAACTTGAAGTTGCTCACCTGCAGGCAGAAAATGCAAGCCTCAAGAGACAACAAGATCAG TTAAGAATGGCTGCAGCAAATCAGCAACCCAAAAAGAACACACTACAACGGTCTTTCACAGCTCCATTTTGA